The Alnus glutinosa chromosome 10, dhAlnGlut1.1, whole genome shotgun sequence DNA window TAAATTTAGTGGCAAGCTCCCCGTGGATATCGGGAAGCTCTCCCAATTGAAGCACCTGCTCCTTGATGCGAACTCCTTAACAGGTTCTCTGCCCCCATCTTTGATGAATTGCACAAATCTCGTACAATTGATTTTACGGTTCAATTTTCTTGAAGGAGACATCTCTACCTTCAATTTCTCAACTCTTCATCAACTTACTAAAATTGATTTGGGGTGGAATTACTTTTCCGGTAACTTTCCAGTTAGCCTTTCCTCATGCAAGTCCTTAATAGCAATTCGACTTACCAGCAACCGACTAAAGGGACAAATCCCGCTTGAGGTGGTTCAATTGAAATTCTTATCCTTCCTTGCACTTGCTGGCAATAGGCTAATCAATATCACAAATGCAATTAAGATTTTGATGCGTTGCAAGGCACTCACCATAGTCCTCATTGGAGGAAGTTTTCTACATGAGGCAATGCCTGGTGACGATGATATAGCTGGTTCTTCCGTATTCGAAAATGTTCGAGTTTTGAGTCTTAGTATGTGCCAACTGAGTGGTCAACTACCTATATGGCTAACTAAGCTTAAGAAGCTAGAAGTCCTAAGTGTTAATGACAATCTTATTACAGGTTCAATTCCTGGATGGTTGTCGACTCTTCCAAGGCTCTTTTTTTTAGACTTATCTAATAACCTCATTTCAGGTGAATTCCCAAAGAAACTTTGTGCATTGCCAGGATTAATGTCACCAAAGGCTCTAGTAGACAACAATAAATTGGatttaccatttttttctttcacagcAATTACTCTCCAGTACAATTTTCTCTCGAACGTGAGACCAACAATTTCTGTTGCAAACAACAGTCTTAGTGGTAACATCCCCGTTGAGATTGGCAGATTGAAGATGCTTCGTAGTTTGGTTCTCAGTCATAACAACTTCTCAGGCAACATTCCAGATCAATTATCTGAGCTCACAAACTTGGAACCATTATACCTCTCTGAAAATCAGTTGTCCGGTGAAATTCCAGCATCACTAAGTAGTCTACATTTCTTGAGTAGCTTTAGTGTTGCAAACAACAATTTGCATGGACCAATACCATCAGGTACTCAGCTCCAGAGCTTTGATGCGTCTGCATACGAGGGCAACCTTGAACTTTGTGGCCTCCCACTTCCACATGAGTGTGTCTATAGTGTTAACAACAATGAAGATATTCGGGATGAGGACAATGGGCATAGAATCCCATGGTTTTCAATTACTGTGGTTCTTGGCTTCATTACAGGCTTTTGGGGGGTTTGTGGTCCATTGGTTTTTAGTTATAAGTGGAGAGTTGCATATTTTCAATTTATGGACCACGTAAAAGATAAGTGTATAATCTTATTCTTTAAAATTGCATATTGCTCGCTCTAGAGTGTATCATCAATTTGGCTTCTCAAGTTTAGATTTGAataatctaatgttttgttagttttcatattttcaatttaCGTTCAATGTGAGGTGAGAGTCAATGTACATTACAATTAGAAAAAATGGagaagattttcaaatttgttgcTGTGAGAGTCAAGTGAGTGATCATGATATATATACTTTGATAGCTATTCCATCCACAATATAATGAaatctcactacaaaaaaaaaaaaggtcatttttgtcgccgctaatgcgGTTGCCGCAGATACTCCGCCTCTAACGATCAATAGCGGCCACCCAACATGTTGCCGCTATTGAGTGCGGTGACTTTTGTCGCTGCTaaaactatttctttttttttgtcaccGTTAAGCGTTTTTTTAACCAAAGCCatatgtcgccgctattgagtGACCAATAGCAGGGttgtaacaccccgtattttaagatgttaaataaaatatcttaaaatatgatttaaaatttaataataaggtaaaaaaataaatatgaatatttatgaaaataaatattcctttatTAAGGACCCTTTATAATTTCAGTTCAAACGaaccttaaactttgaaataatGGAAAcaaggtcaaacgaactctgttTTGATTGATTCAAAAACCAAAGCGCTCGTCtcaaagtcctctagctaccctcaaaatttcataatttttgaactcCATTTAGGGTGTGAAAACACCCGTGAAAGCATAGTACcctgatttggacgaaaattcagatatatatatatatatctcatggGCGATCAGTAACCTTCTTtctatgaatttctctaatatttGAATCTTTTTGGGTTTCTAATGTGTCAAATCATGCTTATTTGTTAGAGTGGAGGTTGAAGTATCAATTCTCACTTTGCAGTTAGCTATGTGGCTGAAAGACAAACTAGTTACCTTTCTATCTCTCTTACTTTTATTACTAAAAATATGACTTAGAGAAGAGTAGAGGAATTCTTCACTTTTCTTATATAAAAACATCTTAcaaaacccatatatataggcGTACAAAAAACAAGCGACCAAAGCTTTTTCTACTTCTTTATTACAATCAATTAATACCAATAACTCTTCTAATTTAAGACTTCAAATGAAGAGAACTTAAGTCATCAATAAACTAAATGCCTTTATTAAAAGAACTCTTAACTAacttctttattgaatatatcCTTCTTAcgttttggatttgttgagtTTCCAACATGCCCCCTCAAACCAAAGCTGTCCTCATGCGCGCCAAGCATGTCTCTTAGCCTCATGAAAATTGCACCTGCTAATGGCTTAGTAAATATATCTGCTACTTGTTCAGTGGTGTGGCAATATTGGAGTTCGATTGTCTTCCCCTTCACATGGTCTCTAAGAAAGTGGAACCTAGTGTCAATGTGTTTGCTCCTCCCATGTTGTACTGGATTCTTCGTTAGCTTTATTGCATTTTGGTTATCCACATAATTCACAGTTGGCTCTTCTTATGTATGTACTAGTTCCTTCAAAAGATTCCTTTGCCATAGAGCTTCACAAACCGTAGACGAAGCTGCCATATACTCCGCCTCATAGGTAGACAAGGCTacaattgcttattttttggaTGTATAAGAAAATGCTGTAGAACTCAAATAGAACACATAGCCAGTAGTACTTTTCCTCTCATCTTGGTCACATCCCCAATCACTGTCCGAGTAACCAACTAATTTTGCTTCATCACCATACGCATAGAATAAACCAAGATTCATAGTACTTTTGATGCACTTTAAAATCCTTTTTGCAGCTAACCAATGAGTCTGCATTGGTCTCTCCATGTATCGACTCACAAGTCCAACTCCATAGACAATATTTGGCCATGTGATAATCAAGTATCTCAGACTTCCAACCAAACTCTTGTAAAGAGTTGGCTCAATAACTCGACCATCTCAttcttttgacaactttatgcTTGTTTCAACTGGGGTACTCACAGCGTTGCATCTTTCCATCTTGAATTTCTCTAAAATTTCCTTCATGTACTTCTTTTGAGATATGAAAATTCCATCATGTTGTTGCTTCACTTCAATGCCAAGGAAATAGGACATCAACCCGTTGTCTGTTATCTCAAACTCCCTAAACATTGATTGCTTGAATTCCTTGAACATTTCACTACTATTTCCTGTGTATAACAGATCGTCAACATATAGGcaaataattagaaattcaCCTCAATGGCTTTTCTTCATATAAACAACATGCATATATGGACATTTGGTGAAGCCGTTCTGATGAAGGTAATTATCGATAAGTGCATTCGAAGCTCTTGGTGCCTGCTTTAAGCCATATATCGCCTTTTTAAGGTGGTACACCttactttcttttccttccatTATGAAGCCTTCCGGTTGCTGTATGTACACTTCTTCTTCAAGGATGCCATTAAGAAAAGCTGACTTAACATCAAGTTGGTATATCTTCCAATTGTGATGAGCGGCAAGTGCGATCAACAGTCTCACTGTGTCAAGTCTCACAACTGGTGCAAAGACCTCTTCATAGTCGATGCCGTACTTTTGTTTGTAGCCTTTAGCTACTAGTCTTGCCTTGTATCAAGAAACTTCACCTTCTGCAGTGCGTTTGATCTTGTACACTCACTTGACACCAATAGCCTTTTGGTTCGACCGGAGTGTTGTCAACTCCCAAGTGTTATTCTTGTGAATAGCATGTATCTCCTCTTCCATTGCCGATCGCCAACAATCTTCTTCTACGGCTTCTTGGAATGTGGGAGGCTCATGATCAGTATATAGGCAGAAAAGATTAGTCTCTCCATCTTCTGTCTGCTCATAGATTTTCCTTAGACTTCTCATCTTAATTGCACTTTGATTTGTGGAGGATCTGCTGCCGCTATCTCCCATAGAAGGTGTAGAGTCTCTATGTGTTGGAGACGGTGTGGTAGGCTAAGAAGATGGTGGGATGCTTGGTGGAGGTTCTGTTGAGAGCACATCAGGCTCCTCCAACACTTGTTGTTCTTTGGCCTTGTATTCATCGCTTCAGCTCCACACACTTTCTTCCTCAAATATAACATCTCTACTAACCActaatttttttggttagtgGGTTGTAGAACTTGTATGAGTTCGACTTTTCACTATATCCGAGGAAGATACATTTCTCACCACGATCATCAAGCTTCTTCCTTTTGGATTTGGGAACTTGAGAATATGGAAGACACCCAAAGATTCTAAGGTGTGCAACACTTGGCTTGTAATTGCTCCACGCCTCTTGAGATGTCATATTCTCGACACTTTTGGTAGGACATCGATTGAGTAGATAAGTTGAGCATGCCACAACTTCTGCCCAGAATTGTTTTGGCAGTCCTTTCTCCTTGAGCATGGTTCTAGTCATATTGAGAATGGTACGATTCTTCCTCTCTGCAATCCCGTTTTCCTGTGGTGTGTAAGCAACAGTAAACTAATGCTTTAATCCTTGTTCCCCGTAATAATTGTCAAATTCTTTTAAGGTGTATTCACCACCTCGATCTGAGCGAAAAGTTACAAGCTTGTGACCACTTTGATTTTCAACAAGAGCTTTAAAGTTCTTGAATACAGTAAAGACAACTgacttttctttaagaaaataaacccaAAGTTTTTTGCTAAAGTCATCAATAAATGTAATAAAGTATCTATTACCTCCTAATGACATGGGCTCTATTGGTCCACATATGTCAGTATGAACCAGCTGCAATGGTGACGATGCTCTCCAAGATTTGCTGTTGGGAAAAGAAAGTAGTGCTTGTTTGCCAAGTATGCATTCTTCACAAACATTGCACGGTGGCTTGATCACTGGTAACCCATGCAACATGCCAGATGAAGATAGTAGCTTTATGCCGCTGAAATGTAGATGACCAAACCGAAGATGCCACTTCCATGACTCACTTTCTTTGAGTCCATAAAAGCACTTCTTGGATTTTATGTTAAGATGTAATGGGAACATGCAATTATTAGCCATTGGAACATGAGCCACAATTCCTCCAAGTGTATCTCTCAAAATGAAAGAGTTCTCCATATGTATGGTGTACCTCTTCTCGAGCAGCTGCCCAATGCTAAGAATATTGCTTTTCATATTAAGCACATAATAAACATCAGAAATGTACCATTTCTTACCatcattttgacaaatttttatcTTCCCTTTGCCTTCAACTGATAATTTGGAGGAGTCCCCCAAGTTCACATTTTCGTGAACTCCTTTTGTGAGTTCTACGAACAAATCTTTCTTCCCACACATGTGATTATTTGCACTAGAATTGAGGTACAAACCTCATCTATTGAATTTGAATCATCATGAGCGAGAAGGAAAATAGAATCACTACGAACCTCATTTATTGCTTCTGCAACATTGGCTCGTTCATCATCTTTGTGCCAACAATCCGATGCATAGTGTCCAAACTTCTTGCAGTTGTAGCATTGGATATTCTTCGAGTTTCCACGTTCATATGTGGATCTTCCTCTTCCTCGGTAGCCTCCTCGTCCCCGACCTTTGAAGCTTTGAGTCTCCTGCTGACTTTGACGTGGTTGTTGAGAAATACCATGTCCCCGGCCTCTACGACGACCACGGTTGGAGCTGAATTTGCCTTGATCATTTAGAGTCAATTTTGACTCTAGTGCTTGTTCTAATACACCAGAATTAGCATTCTTCTGCATCATTTGCTCATGTACTTGTAATGAACCCAACAACTCTTCAATTGTAAGATTCTCCAAGTCCTTAGACTCTTCGATAGCTACAACTACATGCTCAAATTTAGAGGAAATGGATCGAAGTACCTTTTTCTATGACTTGGATGTCATCGAGCTTCTCATTGTTTCTTTTCAAACCATTCACGATTACCAACAATCGTGAAAAATAATCGGACATTGACTCTCCATCTTTCATGTGAAGAGCCTTGAACTCGCCTCGTAATGTTTGGAGACGGACTCGTCTCACCCGTTCATCTCCTTTAAAGATGGAAGCTAGAATCTCCCATGCTTGTTTACTTGTCGTTGCTTCAGCAACTTTCTCGAAGGTAGGCTCGTCCAACCCTTGATAGAGTAGAAACAATGCCTTTTTATCCTTCTTCCTCTGCTCCTTAAGAGCCTTCTTCTCATCAGCTGTGTATTCAGCTTCTTCCTCCTTG harbors:
- the LOC133879195 gene encoding receptor-like protein 2, with protein sequence MPYHLLFTLFLFGIFAANHACNQIDRHSLSSLAFNNMSSPPLNWSSIDCCQWEGISCDHDHQVTHIWLPSKGLIGSISPFLGNLTQLSHLNLSHNSLLGPLPKGLFSSLNQLRVLDLSYNHLFGDPSGWPASIQILDISSNQFSETIQSSFFQKAWRLTELNVSNNSFIGPIPSFPCINSSLVKLLDFSHNNHSGHIPSGLGACSKLKVFRAGFNSLLGPVPDDIYNATGLEEISLPFNDLSGPINSDIVNLVKLTNLELYRNKFSGKLPVDIGKLSQLKHLLLDANSLTGSLPPSLMNCTNLVQLILRFNFLEGDISTFNFSTLHQLTKIDLGWNYFSGNFPVSLSSCKSLIAIRLTSNRLKGQIPLEVVQLKFLSFLALAGNRLINITNAIKILMRCKALTIVLIGGSFLHEAMPGDDDIAGSSVFENVRVLSLSMCQLSGQLPIWLTKLKKLEVLSVNDNLITGSIPGWLSTLPRLFFLDLSNNLISGEFPKKLCALPGLMSPKALVDNNKLDLPFFSFTAITLQYNFLSNVRPTISVANNSLSGNIPVEIGRLKMLRSLVLSHNNFSGNIPDQLSELTNLEPLYLSENQLSGEIPASLSSLHFLSSFSVANNNLHGPIPSGTQLQSFDASAYEGNLELCGLPLPHECVYSVNNNEDIRDEDNGHRIPWFSITVVLGFITGFWGVCGPLVFSYKWRVAYFQFMDHVKDKCIILFFKIAYCSL